One window of Chryseobacterium sp. JJR-5R genomic DNA carries:
- a CDS encoding chorismate-binding protein, producing MIYFKFPFDEKLYSTDESSQDSQISFYSFDGLHQIKCQGKITEISPEAFDNAAISSELLSKDNNGYTAETKEEYIQNLHKVIDIIKDHKLPKMVYSRRKIFVDFNELNVKESFKNLCRSYPNAFRYLLINGDNSWMGAFSEVLGKFNKHTCDFKTMSLAGTLPVSEDWSEKEIEEQKPVTDYIRDILSRHSERPEESATHDHISGGIKHLRTDFKVKIKEEDLDSIIQELHPTPAVCGIPKVFCKEHIQKLEKFPRELYAGYIKIETEETVQYFVNLRCSKLYRNSVHVFVGGGITVQSSPEKEWVETELKSEAVLKNLAVS from the coding sequence ATGATTTATTTCAAATTCCCATTCGATGAAAAACTGTATTCCACAGATGAAAGCTCACAGGACAGCCAGATAAGTTTCTACTCTTTCGATGGCCTTCATCAGATTAAATGTCAGGGGAAAATTACTGAAATAAGTCCTGAAGCTTTTGACAATGCTGCCATCAGCAGCGAACTTCTGTCAAAAGACAATAACGGTTACACCGCGGAAACAAAAGAAGAATATATACAGAATTTACACAAGGTCATTGATATCATCAAAGACCATAAATTACCCAAAATGGTGTATTCAAGAAGGAAGATATTCGTGGATTTTAATGAATTGAATGTAAAAGAAAGCTTCAAAAACCTGTGCAGATCTTATCCCAATGCCTTCAGGTACCTTTTAATCAACGGTGATAATTCATGGATGGGTGCCTTTTCTGAAGTCCTTGGAAAGTTTAATAAACATACCTGTGATTTTAAAACAATGAGCCTTGCAGGTACGCTTCCGGTTTCGGAAGACTGGTCGGAAAAAGAAATTGAAGAGCAGAAACCGGTAACAGACTATATCAGGGATATTTTAAGCCGACATTCTGAAAGACCAGAAGAATCTGCTACCCATGACCACATTTCAGGGGGCATCAAGCATCTGAGGACAGACTTCAAGGTAAAAATAAAAGAAGAAGACCTGGATTCTATTATTCAGGAACTGCACCCTACCCCTGCCGTATGCGGTATCCCGAAAGTATTCTGTAAGGAACATATTCAGAAGCTGGAAAAATTTCCACGGGAACTGTATGCAGGCTATATTAAAATCGAAACCGAAGAAACCGTGCAGTATTTTGTTAACCTGCGCTGTTCCAAATTGTACCGCAATTCCGTTCATGTATTTGTGGGCGGCGGCATTACAGTTCAAAGCAGCCCGGAAAAAGAATGGGTTGAAACAGAGCTTAAATCCGAAGCGGTTCTGAAAAATTTAGCGGTTTCCTGA